The Glycine soja cultivar W05 chromosome 8, ASM419377v2, whole genome shotgun sequence genome has a window encoding:
- the LOC114423279 gene encoding delta(8)-fatty-acid desaturase 2-like: protein MEGENKKYITSEELKEHNKPGDLWISIQGKVYNVSDWAKDHPGGEVPLLNLAGQDVTDAFVAYHPGSAWKYLDPFFTGYHLRDFKVSEVSKDYRKLVSEFVKMGLFEKKEHVTLYTLSSVAVMFSIVVYGVIGCSSVWAHLGAALLLGLLWMQSTYVGHDSGHYEVMSSPGYNKLAQILCGNCMTGISIAWWKWTHNAHHISCNSLDYDPDLQHIPVFAVSTRFFNSIKSCFYGRKLVFDSLSRFLISYQHFTFYPVLCFARVNLYLQTLLLLFSRRKVPDRAFNIMGILVFWVWFPLLISSLPNWGERVMFVLASFAVCSIQHLQFCLNHFSADVYEGPPNGNDWFEKQTGGTLDISCSSWMDWFFGGLQFQLEHHLFPRLPRAQLRKISPLVIDLCKKHNLPYRSLTFVEANLWTLKTLRTAALQARNLSNPSSQNLLWEAFNTHG, encoded by the coding sequence ATGGAGGGTGAGAACAAGAAGTACATCACATCTGAGGAGCTGAAGGAGCACAATAAGCCAGGGGATTTGTGGATTTCAATCCAAGGGAAGGTTTACAATGTTTCAGATTGGGCAAAGGACCACCCTGGAGGAGAGGTTCCCTTGTTGAACCTTGCAGGCCAGGATGTGACTGATGCATTCGTAGCATACCATCCAGGCTCAGCATGGAAGTATCTTGATCCCTTCTTCACAGGGTACCACCTAAGAGATTTCAAGGTCTCAGAGGTGTCAAAAGATTACAGAAAGCTTGTGTCTGAGTTTGTCAAAATGGGTCTTTTTGAGAAGAAAGAGCATGTTACTCTTTACACACTGTCCTCTGTTGCTGTCATGTTTTCAATTGTTGTTTATGGTGTCATAGGGTGCAGTAGTGTGTGGGCTCATCTTGGTGCTGCCCTTTTGTTGGGCTTGCTTTGGATGCAAAGCACTTACGTGGGTCATGACTCTGGCCACTATGAGGTCATGTCTAGCCCTGGCTACAACAAATTGGCACAAATCCTTTGTGGCAATTGCATGACTGGGATAAGCATTGCATGGTGGAAGTGGACTCACAATGCTCACCACATCTCATGCAATAGTCTTGACTATGATCCTGATCTCCAGCACATACCTGTCTTTGCCGTGTCGACACGGTTCTTCAATTCAATCAAATCTTGTTTCTATGGAAGGAAATTGGTGTTTGATTCATTATCAAGGTTTCTCATCAGCTACCAGCACTTCACATTCTACCCAGTTTTGTGCTTTGCAAGGGTCAATTTGTACCTCCAGACTTTGTTGCTGTTGTTCTCTAGGAGAAAGGTGCCAGATAGAGCCTTTAACATAATGGGGATCCTTGTGTTTTGGGTTTGGTTCCCTCTGTTGATCTCTTCACTACCAAATTGGGGAGAAAGGGTCATGTTTGTGTTGGCAAGTTTTGCTGTTTGTTCAATCCAGCACCTTCAATTTTGTTTGAACCATTTCTCAGCAGATGTGTATGAGGGCCCACCAAATGGCAATGACTGGTTTGAGAAGCAAACTGGTGGCACATTGGACATTTCTTGCTCCTCATGGATGGATTGGTTCTTTGGTGGCTTGCAATTCCAGCTTGAGCACCATTTGTTCCCAAGGCTTCCAAGGGCACAATTGAGGAAAATCTCACCTTTGGTGATTGATCTTTGCAAGAAGCACAATTTGCCTTATAGGAGTTTGACATTTGTTGAGGCCAATCTTTGGACTCTTAAGACCCTCAGGACTGCTGCTCTTCAGGCCAGGAATCTCAGTAACCCTTCTTCCCAGAATTTGTTGTGGGAAGCTTTTAACACTCATGGATGA
- the LOC114424196 gene encoding uncharacterized protein LOC114424196, with the protein MAGRVTMAQSCLLSFPPYVLQATLISIATCNEIEKICRDFILCSDANNRKIHLMSWEMTCKPKDQGGLGFRSLRMLNQAYFLKLDAWIPGVPAIDSLIPEDIHSHVSNLPVSAYGVDGHWRWEGLNVLVPPYICAMIASINPPSGTDDDTPLWKDSLDGYCNVILAELWSLKYGIKLAIDLNTQFSLFEMDAREAVHMIDVIKSVPSSLRPLAADIRRVLWANGWQSSIVHINREANSAANWAAKFGHQRNWSSFLVDEIPFVLKALVANDVRRAAASPLRLP; encoded by the exons ATGGCTGGCAGAGTTACTATGGCACAGTCATGTTTGCTCAGCTTCCCTCCTTATGTTCTTCAGGCTACTCTTATTTCGATTGCTACTTGTAATGAGATAGAAAAGATTTGTAGAGACTTTATTTTGTGCAGTGATGCTAATAACAGGAAAATCCACCTTATGTCTTGGGAGATGACTTGTAAACCCAAAGATCAAGGGGGGCTTGGATTTAGGAGTTTGAGGATGCTTAATCAAGCTTACTTCTTGAAGTTGG ATGCTTGGATCCCTGGAGTACCTGCAATTGACTCCCTGATTCCTGAGGATATTCATAGTCATGTCTCAAACCTCCCTGTTTCTGCATATGGTGTTGATGGTCACTGGAGATGGGAAGGTCTTAATGTGTTAGTGCCACCATATATTTGTGCTATGATTGCTTCTATTAACCCGCCTTCCGGAACTGATGATGATACGCCTCTGTGGAAAGACTCTCTGGATG GCTATTGTAATGTGATATTGGCTGAGCTTTGGAGCTTGAAGTATGGTATTAAGTTGGCCATAGATCTTAATACCCAGTTTTCTTTGTTCGAAATGGATGCACGTGAGGCTGTTCATATGATTGATGTGATCAAGAGTGTTCCTAGTTCTTTGAGACCTTTAGCTGCGGATATCAGGAGGGTGCTTTGGGCTAATGGTTGGCAAAGTTCTATTGTTCACATTAATAGGGAAGCTAACTCTGCTGCTAATTGGGCTGCCAAATTTGGACATCAAAGGAATTGGTCATCTTTCTTGGTGGATGAGATACCCTTTGTTTTAAAAGCTCTTGTTGCTAATGATGTTAGGAGAGCTGCTGCTAGCCCTCTAAGGCTGCCttag
- the LOC114423280 gene encoding cullin-3A-like isoform X2, protein MVLHKFGEKLYSGLVATMTGHLKAIAQSVEAAQGGSFLEELNRKWNDHNKALQMIRDILMYMDRTYIPSTQKTPVHELGLNLWKENVIYSSQIRTRLLNTLLELVHSERTGEVIDRGIMRNITKMLMDLGPSVYGQDFETHFLQVSAEFYQAESQKFIECCDCGDYLKKAERRLNEEMERVSHYLDSRTEKKITNVVEKEMIENHMLRLIHMENSGLVHMLCDDKYEDMSRMYNLFRRVTDGLSKIREVMTSHMRESGKQLVTDPERLKDPVEYVQRLLDEKDKYDKIINLAFINDKSFQNALNSSFEYFINLNPRSPEFISLFVDDKLRKGLKGVSEDDVEVTLDKVMMLFRYLQEKDVFEKYYKQHLAKRLLSGKTVSDDAERSLIVKLKTECGYQFTSKLEGMFTDMKTSQDTMQGFYGCHPELSDGPTLTVQVLTTGSWPTQSSVTCNLPAEMSALCEKFRSFYLGTHTGRRLSWQTNMGTADLKATFGKGQKHELNVSTYQMCVVMLFNNADRLSYKEIEQATEIPASDLKRCLQSLALVKGRNVLRKEPMGKDIGDDDAFYVNDKFSSKLYKVKIGTVVAQKESEPEKLETRQRVEEDRKPQIEAAIVRIMKSRKQLDHNNLIAEVTKQLQSRFLANPTEVKKRIESLIERDFLERDDSDRRLYRYLA, encoded by the coding sequence ATGGTGCTTCACAAATTTGGGGAGAAGCTCTACTCAGGGCTGGTTGCGACCATGACTGGGCATCTCAAAGCTATAGCTCAATCTGTTGAAGCTGCTCAAGGAGGTTCTTTTCTGGAAGAGCTGAACAGGAAATGGAATGATCATAATAAGGCGTTACAAATGATCAGAGACATACTGATGTACATGGATAGGACCTACATTCCAAGCACCCAGAAGACTCCTGTTCATGAACTTGGGCTGAACCTGTGGAAAGAAAATGTCATTTATTCCAGCCAGATCAGGACTCGGCTATTGAATACACTTCTGGAATTAGTACATAGTGAACGCACTGGTGAAGTTATTGATAGAGGCATTATgagaaatataacaaaaatgctTATGGATTTAGGCCCTTCTGTTTATGGGCAAGATTTTGAGACTCATTTTCTTCAAGTTTCAGCTGAGTTTTACCAGGCAGAATCCCAGAAATTCATCGAGTGTTGCGATTGTGGTGATTATCTGAAAAAAGCTGAGAGGCGTTTGAATGAGGAAATGGAAAGAGTGAGCCATTACTTGGATTCCAGGACAGAAAAGAAGATTACTAATGTGGTGGAGAAGGAgatgattgaaaatcatatgCTAAGATTAATTCATATGGAGAATTCTGGCTTAGTGCACATGCTTTGTGATGATAAATATGAAGATATGAGTAGAATGTATAACTTGTTTCGTCGTGTTACTGATGGTCTTTCAAAAATTCGAGAAGTGATGACTTCACATATGCGAGAGTCTGGTAAACAACTTGTTACTGATCCTGAAAGATTGAAGGATCCAGTCGAATATGTGCAGAGGCTCTTAGATGAGAAAGATAAATATGACAAGATCATAAACTTGGCATTCATCAATGACAAGTCTTTCCAGAATGCTTTGAATTCCTCATTTGAATATTTCATCAATCTGAATCCTCGTTCTCCAGAGTTCATTTCACTATTTGTAGATGATAAACTCCGGAAAGGTCTAAAAGGGGTTAGTGAGGATGATGTAGAGGTTACTCTTGACAAGGTGATGATGCTGTTCCGATACCTGCAAGAAAAAGATGTTTTTGAGAAGTACTACAAACAGCATTTGGCAAAGCGGCTTTTGTCTGGAAAAACAGTTTCTGATGATGCAGAGAGAAGTCTCATAGTTAAGCTCAAGACAGAATGTGGTTACCAATTTACATCTAAATTGGAGGGAATGTTTACAGACATGAAAACCTCTCAGGACACAATGCAGGGCTTTTATGGCTGCCACCCTGAACTAAGTGACGGTCCTACGCTTACTGTCCAAGTTCTTACAACAGGGTCTTGGCCAACTCAGTCTAGTGTTACGTGCAACTTGCCAGCAGAAATGTCTGCGCTGTGCGAGAAGTTTCGGTCATTTTACCTTGGCACCCATACTGGCAGGAGATTGTCCTGGCAAACTAATATGGGCACGGCAGACTTGAAAGCAACCTTTGGGAAGGGGCAGAAGCACGAGTTAAATGTCTCTACTTACCAAATGTGTGTTGTCATGCTGTTTAATAATGCTGATAGACTGAGCTACAAGGAGATTGAGCAAGCAACTGAGATTCCTGCTTCGGATCTTAAAAGATGCTTGCAATCATTGGCTTTAGTTAAGGGAAGAAATGTCCTTAGAAAGGAACCTATGGGTAAAGATATTGGTGACGATGATGCATTCTATGTTAATGACAAGTTCAGCAGCAAACTTTACAAGGTTAAAATAGGAACTGTAGTTGCACAAAAGGAATCTGAACCTGAGAAGCTGGAAACCCGACAGAGAGTGGAGGAAGACAGGAAGCCCCAGATTGAAGCAGCAATTGTGAGGATCATGAAATCCAGGAAGCAACTTGATCATAACAATCTTATAGCAGAGGTCACGAAGCAGTTGCAATCGCGTTTCCTGGCAAATCCAACGGAGGTAAAGAAACGGATTGAGTCTCTCATTGAGCGGGACTTTTTGGAGAGGGATGATAGTGACAGAAGATTGTATCGATATCTTGCTTAG
- the LOC114423280 gene encoding cullin-3A-like isoform X1: MSNQKKRNFQIEAFKHRVVMDPKYADKTWKILEHAIHEIYNHNASGLSFEELYRNAYNMVLHKFGEKLYSGLVATMTGHLKAIAQSVEAAQGGSFLEELNRKWNDHNKALQMIRDILMYMDRTYIPSTQKTPVHELGLNLWKENVIYSSQIRTRLLNTLLELVHSERTGEVIDRGIMRNITKMLMDLGPSVYGQDFETHFLQVSAEFYQAESQKFIECCDCGDYLKKAERRLNEEMERVSHYLDSRTEKKITNVVEKEMIENHMLRLIHMENSGLVHMLCDDKYEDMSRMYNLFRRVTDGLSKIREVMTSHMRESGKQLVTDPERLKDPVEYVQRLLDEKDKYDKIINLAFINDKSFQNALNSSFEYFINLNPRSPEFISLFVDDKLRKGLKGVSEDDVEVTLDKVMMLFRYLQEKDVFEKYYKQHLAKRLLSGKTVSDDAERSLIVKLKTECGYQFTSKLEGMFTDMKTSQDTMQGFYGCHPELSDGPTLTVQVLTTGSWPTQSSVTCNLPAEMSALCEKFRSFYLGTHTGRRLSWQTNMGTADLKATFGKGQKHELNVSTYQMCVVMLFNNADRLSYKEIEQATEIPASDLKRCLQSLALVKGRNVLRKEPMGKDIGDDDAFYVNDKFSSKLYKVKIGTVVAQKESEPEKLETRQRVEEDRKPQIEAAIVRIMKSRKQLDHNNLIAEVTKQLQSRFLANPTEVKKRIESLIERDFLERDDSDRRLYRYLA; encoded by the exons atgagtaacCAGAAAAAGAGGAATTTCCAGATAGAGGCGTTTAAGCACCGCGTGGTGATGGATCCCAAGTACGCCGACAAGACATGGAAGATTCTCGAACATGCGATTCACGAGATTTACAACCACAACGCTAGCGGTCTCAGTTTTGAAGAGCTTTACAG AAATGCATACAACATGGTGCTTCACAAATTTGGGGAGAAGCTCTACTCAGGGCTGGTTGCGACCATGACTGGGCATCTCAAAGCTATAGCTCAATCTGTTGAAGCTGCTCAAGGAGGTTCTTTTCTGGAAGAGCTGAACAGGAAATGGAATGATCATAATAAGGCGTTACAAATGATCAGAGACATACTGATGTACATGGATAGGACCTACATTCCAAGCACCCAGAAGACTCCTGTTCATGAACTTGGGCTGAACCTGTGGAAAGAAAATGTCATTTATTCCAGCCAGATCAGGACTCGGCTATTGAATACACTTCTGGAATTAGTACATAGTGAACGCACTGGTGAAGTTATTGATAGAGGCATTATgagaaatataacaaaaatgctTATGGATTTAGGCCCTTCTGTTTATGGGCAAGATTTTGAGACTCATTTTCTTCAAGTTTCAGCTGAGTTTTACCAGGCAGAATCCCAGAAATTCATCGAGTGTTGCGATTGTGGTGATTATCTGAAAAAAGCTGAGAGGCGTTTGAATGAGGAAATGGAAAGAGTGAGCCATTACTTGGATTCCAGGACAGAAAAGAAGATTACTAATGTGGTGGAGAAGGAgatgattgaaaatcatatgCTAAGATTAATTCATATGGAGAATTCTGGCTTAGTGCACATGCTTTGTGATGATAAATATGAAGATATGAGTAGAATGTATAACTTGTTTCGTCGTGTTACTGATGGTCTTTCAAAAATTCGAGAAGTGATGACTTCACATATGCGAGAGTCTGGTAAACAACTTGTTACTGATCCTGAAAGATTGAAGGATCCAGTCGAATATGTGCAGAGGCTCTTAGATGAGAAAGATAAATATGACAAGATCATAAACTTGGCATTCATCAATGACAAGTCTTTCCAGAATGCTTTGAATTCCTCATTTGAATATTTCATCAATCTGAATCCTCGTTCTCCAGAGTTCATTTCACTATTTGTAGATGATAAACTCCGGAAAGGTCTAAAAGGGGTTAGTGAGGATGATGTAGAGGTTACTCTTGACAAGGTGATGATGCTGTTCCGATACCTGCAAGAAAAAGATGTTTTTGAGAAGTACTACAAACAGCATTTGGCAAAGCGGCTTTTGTCTGGAAAAACAGTTTCTGATGATGCAGAGAGAAGTCTCATAGTTAAGCTCAAGACAGAATGTGGTTACCAATTTACATCTAAATTGGAGGGAATGTTTACAGACATGAAAACCTCTCAGGACACAATGCAGGGCTTTTATGGCTGCCACCCTGAACTAAGTGACGGTCCTACGCTTACTGTCCAAGTTCTTACAACAGGGTCTTGGCCAACTCAGTCTAGTGTTACGTGCAACTTGCCAGCAGAAATGTCTGCGCTGTGCGAGAAGTTTCGGTCATTTTACCTTGGCACCCATACTGGCAGGAGATTGTCCTGGCAAACTAATATGGGCACGGCAGACTTGAAAGCAACCTTTGGGAAGGGGCAGAAGCACGAGTTAAATGTCTCTACTTACCAAATGTGTGTTGTCATGCTGTTTAATAATGCTGATAGACTGAGCTACAAGGAGATTGAGCAAGCAACTGAGATTCCTGCTTCGGATCTTAAAAGATGCTTGCAATCATTGGCTTTAGTTAAGGGAAGAAATGTCCTTAGAAAGGAACCTATGGGTAAAGATATTGGTGACGATGATGCATTCTATGTTAATGACAAGTTCAGCAGCAAACTTTACAAGGTTAAAATAGGAACTGTAGTTGCACAAAAGGAATCTGAACCTGAGAAGCTGGAAACCCGACAGAGAGTGGAGGAAGACAGGAAGCCCCAGATTGAAGCAGCAATTGTGAGGATCATGAAATCCAGGAAGCAACTTGATCATAACAATCTTATAGCAGAGGTCACGAAGCAGTTGCAATCGCGTTTCCTGGCAAATCCAACGGAGGTAAAGAAACGGATTGAGTCTCTCATTGAGCGGGACTTTTTGGAGAGGGATGATAGTGACAGAAGATTGTATCGATATCTTGCTTAG